One Candidatus Binatia bacterium DNA window includes the following coding sequences:
- a CDS encoding TetR/AcrR family transcriptional regulator produces the protein MTVSKDRAASKQETRDALVAAGLAEFAARGLDAPSLDSICARAGFTRGAFYVHFRDRDDFLEAVMEKVFRSFLDAIIVAGDGASDLEETITRFAAIVSGAAVSGHRPAAMAMEIHRVLDACARSPLLKKRFVTLLAGAAERVALVVERGQQAGSVRPDVDASAVAELLAVLAFGVITAIDTGVPLHFEKMRDAVLRLVRGGTAAPG, from the coding sequence ATGACCGTGAGCAAGGACAGGGCTGCCTCGAAGCAGGAAACCCGCGATGCCCTGGTGGCCGCCGGTCTGGCCGAATTCGCAGCGCGGGGGCTCGATGCGCCAAGCCTGGATTCCATCTGCGCCCGGGCGGGCTTCACGCGCGGAGCTTTCTACGTCCACTTCCGCGACCGGGACGACTTCCTCGAAGCCGTCATGGAGAAGGTCTTCCGGTCTTTCCTCGATGCCATCATCGTCGCCGGGGACGGGGCCAGCGACCTCGAGGAGACCATCACGCGCTTCGCTGCCATCGTGTCGGGGGCTGCTGTCAGCGGACACAGGCCCGCTGCAATGGCGATGGAGATCCACCGGGTGCTGGACGCCTGCGCCCGCTCGCCGCTGCTGAAAAAGAGATTCGTGACACTCCTGGCCGGTGCTGCCGAGCGGGTCGCCCTCGTCGTCGAGCGCGGCCAGCAGGCCGGTTCCGTTCGCCCCGACGTCGATGCCTCGGCGGTCGCCGAGCTGCTTGCGGTGCTGGCGTTCGGAGTGATCACGGCCATCGACACCGGCGTGCCCCTCCACTTCGAGAAGATGCGCGATGCCGTGCTCCGCCTCGTGCGGGGAGGTACGGCGGCCCCCGGATGA
- a CDS encoding alkane 1-monooxygenase, producing the protein MATPLTIPSIPIHALETVRIWTLHLLCLVLPLTCIAFGLTAPHPWWGTLPFVAVLTASIVADMRSPAERRQPDVTMPGWPFDGVLYVLVAAQLLSVALVVHMIAVAGFWRIDTLVGILLAGVNSGYSAIVVAHELIHRKEKHFQWLGRLLLATALYDHFAIEHVRGHHARVGTSEDPATARFGETALQFLRRTVPAQWKSAWKLEMRRLGDESMTWSDRRMLSNRMLHGIVAEWSVPLVLALVLGAGPAVVYVLQAALAVRLLEAVNYFEHYGLQRSGRRVGATDSWDTDSWFTLYTLVGLSRHADHHANASRPYQQLRYFDDSPKLRYGYFATVCWLMFLNASFRADMAGRLEEHRLGPYAESAREARAA; encoded by the coding sequence ATGGCCACACCCCTCACCATTCCTTCTATACCAATCCACGCGCTGGAGACCGTCCGTATCTGGACACTCCACCTTCTGTGCCTGGTGCTGCCGCTGACCTGCATCGCGTTCGGACTGACCGCGCCCCATCCATGGTGGGGCACCCTGCCGTTTGTTGCGGTGCTCACCGCGTCGATCGTGGCGGACATGCGTTCGCCGGCCGAGCGCCGCCAGCCCGACGTGACGATGCCCGGATGGCCATTCGACGGCGTGCTCTACGTGCTGGTGGCCGCGCAGCTGCTGAGCGTCGCCCTGGTGGTGCACATGATCGCCGTGGCCGGTTTCTGGCGCATCGACACGCTGGTCGGGATCCTTCTTGCCGGAGTCAATTCGGGCTATTCGGCCATCGTCGTCGCCCACGAGCTGATCCATCGAAAGGAGAAGCACTTCCAGTGGCTCGGACGCCTGCTGCTGGCCACCGCGCTCTACGATCACTTCGCGATCGAACACGTGCGCGGCCACCACGCGCGCGTCGGAACCTCGGAAGATCCCGCGACGGCCCGTTTTGGCGAAACTGCGCTGCAGTTCCTGCGTCGCACCGTGCCTGCCCAGTGGAAAAGCGCGTGGAAGCTCGAAATGCGGCGTCTTGGCGACGAATCCATGACGTGGAGCGATCGCCGCATGCTTTCCAATCGCATGCTGCACGGGATCGTCGCCGAGTGGAGCGTTCCGCTCGTGCTCGCGCTCGTGCTCGGAGCCGGCCCCGCCGTCGTCTACGTGCTGCAGGCCGCGCTCGCAGTGCGGCTGCTCGAGGCCGTCAACTACTTCGAGCATTACGGCCTGCAGCGGTCGGGCCGCCGCGTCGGCGCCACCGATTCGTGGGATACCGACTCGTGGTTCACGCTGTACACGCTGGTCGGGCTGTCGCGCCACGCCGACCACCATGCCAACGCGTCGAGGCCCTACCAGCAGCTTCGCTATTTCGACGACAGCCCGAAGCTGCGCTACGGCTACTTCGCAACGGTCTGCTGGCTGATGTTCCTCAACGCGAGCTTCCGCGCGGACATGGCAGGCCGCCTCGAGGAACACCGCCTCGGACCCTACGCAGAATCCGCCCGGGAAGCCCGGGCGGCCTGA